Proteins from a single region of Desulfobacter postgatei 2ac9:
- the ppsA gene encoding phosphoenolpyruvate synthase, whose product MGKNTHKDQKPFVAWFKDLRIEDVPLVGGKNASLGEMYRNLSPKGVSIPNGFAVTAHAYTYLLEKSKAMDRVREILSDLDTHDMDNLQERGARVRNLIRSLEFPGEVYKEIASAYAKLEEEYGKNVDVAVRSSATAEDLPDASFAGQQDTYLNIRGVEDLVDACHRCFASLFTNRAISYREDKGFDHFSIALSIAVQKMVRSDLASSGVMFSIDTESGFRDAVFITGAYGLGENVVQGAVNPDEWYVFKPTLKQGFKPIIMKKTGGKAIKMIYTTDAKQPTKNVAVPDEDRRRLVLRDDEVVELGRMACVIEDHYSAKAGYLKPMDIEWAKDGETGKLFIVQARPETVHTLKDQAVLREFHLKEKGEVVCTGQSVGELIGQGGVNVIKSAQMISRFQKGQVLVTDMTDPDWEPVMKIAGAIVTNRGGRTCHAAIVSRELGIPCIVGAGNATTRMETGQEVTVDCSQGSVGYVYAGLLPYEVKETNLENLPKTKTKIMLNLASPEQAFEKSFIPNHGVGLAREEFIINSYIKIHPLALLRYDELGDEILKRAIADMTIGYNDKSEYFVDKLAEGVGMLAAAFYPKPVIVRLSDFKTNEYANLIGGTQFEPGEENPMIGWRGASRYYAKEYKEAFGLECKAMLKIRNEMGLHNVQVMIPFCRTLDEARQVIDTMAEFGLCQGEDGFKIICMCEIPSNVILAEEFLEIFDGFSIGTNDLTQLLLGVDRDSSLVSHVYDERNPAVKKMVRQVIEIAVKKGKYIGICGQAPSDYLEFAEFVVECGIETMSLNPDTVIKTTLAVAELEKKLGI is encoded by the coding sequence ATGGGCAAAAATACCCATAAAGATCAAAAGCCGTTCGTGGCCTGGTTCAAGGATTTGAGGATTGAGGACGTGCCCTTGGTGGGGGGCAAAAATGCCAGTCTGGGGGAGATGTACCGCAATTTGAGCCCCAAGGGAGTGAGTATTCCCAATGGATTTGCGGTCACCGCCCATGCCTATACCTATCTTTTGGAAAAATCCAAAGCCATGGACAGGGTTCGGGAGATATTGTCGGACCTGGACACCCATGACATGGACAACCTTCAGGAACGCGGGGCCAGGGTCAGGAACCTGATCCGCAGCCTGGAATTTCCAGGTGAGGTGTATAAGGAAATAGCCAGTGCCTACGCCAAATTGGAAGAGGAATACGGCAAGAACGTCGATGTGGCCGTACGTTCCTCGGCAACGGCCGAAGACCTGCCGGACGCCAGTTTTGCCGGACAGCAGGACACCTACCTGAACATTCGTGGCGTCGAAGATCTGGTGGACGCCTGCCACCGCTGTTTTGCCTCCCTGTTCACCAACCGGGCCATATCCTACCGCGAAGACAAGGGTTTTGACCATTTTTCCATTGCCCTGTCCATTGCCGTGCAAAAGATGGTCAGAAGCGATTTGGCCTCAAGCGGGGTTATGTTCAGCATTGATACGGAATCCGGCTTTCGGGACGCGGTGTTCATCACCGGCGCCTACGGACTGGGGGAGAATGTGGTCCAGGGTGCGGTCAATCCGGATGAATGGTACGTGTTCAAACCCACGCTCAAGCAGGGCTTCAAACCCATCATCATGAAAAAGACCGGTGGCAAGGCCATAAAAATGATCTACACCACGGATGCCAAACAGCCCACCAAGAACGTGGCTGTACCGGATGAGGACCGCCGCCGTCTGGTGCTCAGGGACGATGAGGTGGTGGAATTGGGCCGGATGGCCTGCGTTATTGAGGATCACTATTCGGCAAAGGCCGGATACCTTAAGCCCATGGACATCGAATGGGCCAAGGACGGCGAGACCGGCAAGCTGTTCATCGTCCAGGCCCGGCCTGAGACCGTGCACACCTTGAAGGACCAGGCCGTTCTCAGGGAATTCCACCTCAAGGAGAAGGGCGAGGTGGTGTGCACCGGCCAGTCCGTAGGCGAACTCATCGGTCAGGGTGGGGTCAACGTCATAAAATCCGCTCAGATGATTTCCCGGTTCCAGAAGGGACAGGTGCTGGTCACGGACATGACAGACCCGGATTGGGAACCGGTGATGAAGATTGCCGGGGCCATCGTCACCAACAGGGGCGGGCGCACCTGCCATGCGGCCATTGTCAGCCGTGAATTGGGCATTCCGTGTATCGTGGGCGCCGGTAACGCCACCACCCGGATGGAAACCGGCCAGGAAGTGACTGTGGACTGCTCCCAGGGCAGTGTCGGTTATGTGTATGCGGGACTTCTGCCCTACGAGGTCAAGGAGACGAATCTGGAAAATCTGCCCAAGACCAAAACCAAGATCATGTTGAACCTGGCCAGCCCGGAGCAGGCCTTTGAAAAGAGTTTTATCCCCAACCATGGGGTGGGCCTGGCCCGTGAGGAATTCATCATCAATTCTTATATCAAGATTCATCCCCTGGCCCTTCTGAGGTACGATGAACTGGGAGACGAGATTTTAAAACGGGCCATAGCGGATATGACCATCGGCTACAACGACAAGAGCGAATATTTCGTGGACAAGCTGGCCGAGGGCGTGGGCATGCTGGCCGCAGCCTTTTATCCCAAACCGGTCATTGTCCGGCTTTCGGATTTCAAGACCAACGAATACGCCAACCTCATTGGTGGCACCCAGTTCGAGCCGGGCGAGGAGAATCCCATGATCGGCTGGCGCGGGGCCTCGCGTTACTATGCCAAGGAATACAAGGAAGCTTTCGGCCTGGAATGCAAGGCCATGCTTAAAATCAGGAACGAGATGGGGCTTCATAACGTCCAGGTTATGATCCCCTTCTGCCGAACGCTGGACGAGGCCAGACAGGTGATTGATACCATGGCCGAATTCGGTCTATGCCAGGGTGAAGACGGGTTTAAGATTATCTGCATGTGCGAGATTCCGTCCAATGTAATCCTGGCCGAAGAATTTCTGGAGATTTTCGACGGTTTCTCCATCGGCACCAATGACCTGACACAATTGCTGCTCGGCGTGGACCGGGATTCGTCCCTTGTCTCCCATGTATATGACGAGCGCAATCCGGCGGTGAAAAAGATGGTCCGCCAGGTGATTGAGATCGCCGTAAAAAAGGGCAAATACATTGGCATCTGCGGCCAGGCCCCCAGCGATTACCTGGAGTTCGCCGAATTTGTGGTGGAATGCGGCATCGAGACCATGTCCCTTAATCCGGACACTGTGATCAAGACGACCCTGGCCGTGGCCGAACTGGAAAAGAAATTGGGCATATAG
- the nifJ gene encoding pyruvate:ferredoxin (flavodoxin) oxidoreductase yields MKKRMQTIDGNTAATHVAYAMSEVAAIYPITPSSPLGEIADSWASQGRKNIFGQILDIKQMQSEAGAAGAVHGSLAAGALTSTFTASQGLLLKIPNMYKIAGELLPCVFHVTARAISAHALSIFGDHQDVMAARQTGFAMLSSNSVQEAQDLALVAHLATMDARVPFLHFYDGFRTSHEIQKIEMIEYEEMASLFNYDAYWAFKARAMNPEHPDTRGTAQNPDIYFQGREATNSFYLKVPAIVKHYMKKVGDLTGRRYQPFDYVGDPEADRVIVAMGSSCEAIEETIEKLNSMGERLGLIKVRLYRPFDVQEFLRTVPSSVETLTVIDRTKEPGAIGEPLYQDVCTAFMEYGEGPRIIGGRYGLSSKEFNPSMVKAIYDNMKSISPKNHFTVGIIDDVTHTSLDVEKGFDAAPEGTVSAKFWGLGSDGTVGANQSAITIIGDNTDKYAQGYFAYDSKKSGGLTVSHLRFGDVKIKSTYMIDSPDFVACHKANYVEIYDVLMGIKQGGTFLLNSEWSTITDMEKHIPGHVRRTIYEKNLNFYNIDAVKIAGEVGLGNRINMIMQTCFFNLANILPVDTAIDLLKTDIKKKFGKKGDAIVNMNIEAVDKTLDNLVKVDVPESWKDAKDQPRIEEPATPFVDNVMRKINVQEGDDLPVSAFSVDGVFEAGTSQYEKRGVAINVPEWIADNCIQCNQCSFVCPHAAIIPVVATADELKDAPASFVTVDAKGKGMEDLKFRVQVNPLDCQGCGNCADICPAKTPALVMKPLASQVDVEKENHKFSLTVPFKTDLMKRDTLKGSQFWKPLLEFSGACSGCGETPYVKLITQLFGERMTVANATGCSSIWGGSAPSMPYCTNADGQGPAWASSLFEDAAEYGYGMLLATKSRRNTLASKMKKAIEQGVSDDIKAAMEGWIAGKDNLEESQKYGGELKQLLKDASSGLLKEIYDENDLFVKKSHWVFGGDGWAYDIGFGGLDHVLASGDDINILVLDTEVYSNTGGQSSKATPTGAIAKYAASGKKIGKKDMARMMMSYGYIYVATISMGASKNQTLKAILEAESYPGPSLIIAYAPCINQGIKKGMGKTQEEMKLAVESGYWPIFRFNPQLTHEGKNPFILDSKQPDGTLQEFLSGEVRFAALEKSFPEESKRLRAALGEEVEEKYAMLKMMADAGKEE; encoded by the coding sequence ATGAAAAAAAGAATGCAGACCATTGACGGGAATACTGCGGCAACCCATGTGGCATACGCCATGAGCGAGGTGGCAGCGATTTACCCGATCACACCTTCGAGCCCTCTGGGTGAAATTGCGGACTCCTGGGCTTCCCAGGGAAGAAAAAACATTTTCGGGCAGATCCTGGACATCAAGCAGATGCAGTCCGAGGCCGGTGCTGCCGGTGCTGTCCACGGTTCCCTTGCCGCAGGCGCTTTGACCTCCACTTTTACAGCCTCCCAGGGATTGTTGCTCAAGATACCCAATATGTACAAGATTGCAGGCGAACTGCTTCCTTGTGTTTTTCATGTAACGGCCCGCGCCATTTCCGCCCATGCCCTCTCCATCTTCGGAGATCATCAGGATGTTATGGCCGCCAGGCAGACCGGTTTTGCCATGCTCTCCTCCAACTCTGTTCAGGAAGCCCAGGACTTAGCCCTTGTGGCACATCTTGCAACCATGGACGCCCGGGTGCCGTTCCTCCATTTCTACGACGGATTCAGAACCTCCCATGAAATTCAAAAAATTGAAATGATTGAGTACGAGGAGATGGCATCGCTGTTTAACTATGATGCATACTGGGCATTCAAGGCCAGGGCCATGAACCCTGAACACCCTGACACCCGCGGGACCGCCCAGAATCCGGATATCTATTTTCAGGGCAGGGAAGCAACCAACTCCTTTTACCTTAAAGTTCCTGCCATTGTTAAACACTATATGAAGAAGGTAGGCGATCTTACCGGACGGCGTTATCAACCCTTTGATTATGTGGGTGACCCTGAAGCCGACCGCGTTATTGTTGCCATGGGTTCCAGCTGTGAAGCCATTGAAGAGACCATTGAAAAACTCAATTCCATGGGCGAGCGCTTAGGCCTGATAAAAGTACGGTTGTACAGACCCTTTGACGTCCAGGAATTTTTGCGCACCGTGCCCTCTTCCGTGGAGACCCTGACGGTGATTGACAGGACCAAGGAACCCGGTGCCATCGGCGAACCCTTGTATCAGGATGTCTGCACCGCTTTTATGGAATACGGCGAAGGCCCCCGGATCATCGGCGGCCGTTACGGACTTTCCTCCAAGGAATTCAATCCGTCCATGGTCAAAGCCATATATGACAACATGAAGTCCATTTCCCCGAAAAATCATTTCACCGTGGGGATCATCGACGACGTCACCCATACTTCCCTGGATGTGGAAAAAGGGTTTGACGCTGCACCGGAAGGCACCGTCTCCGCGAAGTTCTGGGGGCTTGGGTCCGACGGAACCGTGGGTGCCAATCAGTCTGCCATTACAATTATCGGTGACAATACGGATAAATATGCCCAGGGGTATTTTGCCTATGACTCCAAAAAATCCGGCGGGCTTACGGTTTCCCATCTGCGGTTTGGGGACGTGAAAATCAAAAGCACCTACATGATTGACTCGCCGGATTTCGTGGCCTGCCACAAGGCCAATTATGTGGAAATTTACGATGTACTTATGGGGATTAAACAAGGCGGCACTTTTCTGCTTAATTCCGAATGGAGTACTATTACCGATATGGAAAAACATATCCCGGGGCATGTGCGCCGAACCATATATGAGAAAAATCTGAACTTCTACAATATTGACGCCGTGAAAATCGCCGGAGAAGTCGGTCTAGGCAACCGCATCAACATGATTATGCAGACCTGCTTTTTTAATCTGGCTAATATCCTTCCCGTTGACACAGCCATCGACCTGCTTAAAACCGATATTAAAAAGAAATTCGGCAAAAAGGGCGATGCCATCGTAAACATGAACATCGAGGCCGTGGACAAAACCCTGGACAACCTGGTGAAAGTGGATGTACCCGAATCCTGGAAAGACGCCAAAGACCAGCCCAGAATTGAGGAACCTGCCACACCCTTTGTGGACAATGTTATGCGCAAGATCAATGTCCAGGAAGGTGACGATCTGCCCGTATCGGCCTTCTCCGTGGATGGCGTATTTGAAGCAGGGACATCCCAGTATGAAAAACGCGGTGTTGCCATTAATGTGCCCGAGTGGATTGCCGACAACTGCATCCAGTGCAACCAGTGTTCTTTTGTATGTCCCCATGCCGCTATTATCCCCGTTGTGGCCACAGCGGATGAACTCAAAGATGCCCCGGCATCCTTTGTTACCGTTGACGCCAAAGGCAAGGGCATGGAAGATTTGAAATTCAGAGTTCAGGTCAATCCCCTTGACTGCCAGGGCTGCGGTAACTGCGCGGATATCTGCCCGGCCAAGACACCTGCCCTTGTAATGAAACCCCTTGCTTCCCAGGTGGACGTGGAAAAAGAAAATCACAAATTTTCTTTGACTGTTCCGTTCAAGACCGATCTTATGAAACGCGACACGCTCAAGGGCAGCCAGTTCTGGAAACCGCTGCTTGAATTCTCCGGTGCATGCTCAGGCTGCGGGGAAACACCGTATGTTAAACTGATCACCCAGCTTTTCGGTGAGAGAATGACCGTTGCCAATGCCACGGGCTGCTCCTCCATCTGGGGCGGATCTGCGCCGTCTATGCCCTATTGTACCAATGCCGACGGCCAGGGTCCTGCCTGGGCATCTTCCCTGTTTGAGGATGCTGCCGAATATGGTTACGGTATGCTGCTGGCCACCAAATCCAGACGCAACACCCTGGCTTCAAAGATGAAAAAGGCCATTGAACAGGGCGTTTCCGATGATATCAAAGCCGCCATGGAAGGCTGGATCGCAGGCAAGGACAATCTTGAAGAGTCCCAAAAATACGGTGGTGAGCTTAAACAACTGCTCAAAGATGCCTCCTCGGGCTTGCTTAAAGAGATCTATGATGAAAATGATCTGTTCGTGAAAAAATCCCATTGGGTTTTCGGCGGTGACGGCTGGGCCTATGATATTGGTTTTGGCGGCCTGGACCATGTACTGGCATCCGGGGATGATATTAATATTCTGGTGCTGGATACCGAAGTCTACTCGAACACGGGCGGGCAGTCCTCCAAGGCCACTCCCACCGGTGCCATTGCCAAATACGCTGCATCCGGAAAGAAAATCGGGAAAAAAGATATGGCCCGCATGATGATGAGTTATGGGTATATTTATGTTGCAACCATCTCCATGGGCGCCAGTAAGAACCAGACGCTTAAGGCGATCCTGGAAGCGGAAAGCTATCCCGGCCCCTCCCTGATCATCGCCTATGCCCCATGCATTAACCAGGGCATCAAAAAAGGTATGGGTAAAACCCAGGAAGAGATGAAATTGGCTGTTGAATCCGGTTACTGGCCTATTTTCCGGTTCAATCCCCAGCTTACCCATGAAGGTAAAAACCCCTTTATCCTTGACTCCAAACAACCTGACGGCACCCTGCAGGAGTTCTTGAGCGGTGAAGTGCGGTTTGCGGCCCTGGAAAAAAGTTTCCCCGAGGAGTCCAAACGTTTAAGGGCAGCCCTTGGAGAAGAGGTTGAGGAAAAATATGCCATGCTTAAAATGATGGCAGATGCCGGAAAAGAAGAATAA
- a CDS encoding alpha-ketoacid dehydrogenase subunit beta — protein MSQKTFGNAINNALSTAMDMDDTVFIAGEGVGVSIHSDPNMPTYGLLDKFGRRRVKDTPVSEAAIAGLAVGASCMGLRPVVEIMFFPFITLASDMLVNHAGKLRYMSGGKSSFPLTVRVKAGVGFGAGSQHSHNLEAWIAHTPGLKIVWPSTAEDAKGLLLSAIFDPDPVIIVEDMMLYGMKGTFPDADVRTPLGKARIAVPGADCTVIAYGKALYTAMNAVEPLSEKGISCEVIDLRSLVPLDKACILESVRKTGHLVVVHEANRFCGFGAELAAMVAEEAFYDLKGPVKRVGAPQIPVPVASSLEKVFIPAPEDVVRAVLETMNKSIII, from the coding sequence ATGAGTCAAAAAACGTTCGGAAATGCAATAAACAACGCGCTGTCCACTGCCATGGATATGGATGATACGGTATTTATTGCCGGAGAAGGTGTGGGCGTGTCCATCCACAGTGATCCAAACATGCCGACTTACGGTCTTCTGGATAAATTTGGACGCCGCCGGGTGAAAGATACGCCGGTCAGTGAAGCGGCCATTGCAGGGCTCGCTGTGGGGGCCTCCTGCATGGGGCTGCGGCCGGTTGTGGAGATCATGTTTTTTCCGTTCATTACCCTGGCCAGTGACATGCTGGTCAACCACGCCGGGAAATTGCGCTACATGAGCGGCGGCAAATCAAGTTTCCCACTGACCGTGCGCGTCAAAGCCGGTGTCGGGTTCGGCGCCGGCAGTCAGCACTCTCACAACCTGGAAGCGTGGATAGCCCACACTCCGGGTCTGAAAATCGTCTGGCCGTCAACTGCAGAGGATGCCAAGGGACTTCTTCTCAGCGCTATTTTTGACCCGGACCCGGTGATCATCGTGGAAGACATGATGCTCTACGGGATGAAAGGGACGTTTCCGGACGCAGACGTCCGCACCCCTCTGGGCAAGGCCCGGATTGCCGTACCGGGTGCCGACTGCACCGTGATTGCTTACGGCAAGGCCCTTTACACTGCCATGAACGCTGTTGAACCATTAAGTGAGAAAGGCATCTCGTGTGAGGTCATCGACCTGCGGTCTCTGGTACCCTTGGACAAGGCTTGTATTCTCGAATCGGTTCGCAAGACAGGTCACCTGGTGGTCGTGCATGAGGCGAACCGTTTTTGCGGCTTTGGGGCGGAATTGGCCGCCATGGTGGCCGAGGAAGCTTTCTACGATTTGAAGGGGCCTGTTAAACGGGTGGGTGCACCACAGATTCCGGTGCCTGTCGCATCAAGCCTTGAAAAGGTTTTTATACCCGCTCCGGAGGATGTTGTCAGGGCGGTTCTGGAGACGATGAACAAATCAATTATTATTTAG
- a CDS encoding CBS domain-containing protein produces the protein MKTAQDIMEKEVISITPETDIARAVDILLNNHINGVPVVDENGMLKGILCQSDLIFQQKTISLPPILTFLDGIIPLSSSKKLEQQIKKMAASTVAQAMVTDPVTVTPDTPVSEIAALMVEKHFHTIPVVQEGKMLGIVGKEDVLRTLIKP, from the coding sequence ATGAAAACAGCTCAAGACATCATGGAAAAAGAAGTTATCTCAATAACCCCGGAAACCGACATCGCTCGGGCCGTGGATATTTTGTTAAACAATCACATTAATGGTGTGCCCGTAGTGGATGAAAATGGCATGCTTAAAGGAATTCTGTGCCAGAGTGATCTCATTTTCCAGCAGAAAACAATCTCTCTGCCACCCATACTCACTTTTTTGGACGGTATTATTCCCTTGTCTTCATCTAAGAAACTAGAACAACAGATAAAAAAAATGGCTGCCAGCACCGTGGCCCAGGCCATGGTTACAGATCCTGTCACCGTAACACCCGACACACCGGTCAGTGAGATTGCAGCCCTGATGGTTGAAAAGCATTTTCACACCATTCCCGTGGTTCAGGAAGGCAAAATGCTGGGCATTGTGGGCAAGGAAGATGTGCTGAGGACATTGATCAAGCCATAA
- a CDS encoding universal stress protein, translated as MYKTILCAIEISDEGDKVLSKAYELSQLYDAKLFITHIIPYAILPKDYQKELKENALPSLESKASSLGIPMKNITVKVGKPYEQIYLLAENKNADLIVVGTHSKKGINALIGSTANGVANYAKCDVILIRI; from the coding sequence ATGTATAAAACTATTCTATGCGCAATAGAGATCAGTGACGAGGGTGACAAAGTACTTTCAAAAGCATATGAGCTTTCACAACTGTATGATGCTAAGTTGTTTATAACTCATATCATTCCTTATGCGATACTTCCAAAAGATTACCAAAAGGAATTAAAAGAAAATGCGTTACCTTCACTTGAATCAAAAGCTTCCTCTTTAGGGATACCTATGAAAAATATAACGGTAAAAGTTGGTAAACCTTACGAACAAATTTATTTGTTGGCAGAAAACAAGAATGCCGATTTAATTGTTGTCGGCACCCATTCCAAAAAAGGCATTAATGCCTTAATCGGCTCAACCGCAAATGGTGTGGCGAATTATGCTAAATGTGACGTTATATTAATTAGAATTTAA
- a CDS encoding FprA family A-type flavoprotein: MKARKIKEEVYWMGSVDWDRRLFDALVPLPDGTSYNAYLIKGSEKTALIDTVDPPMAKEFMAQLEGVKNIDYIISSHAEQDHSGTIMQVLEKYPNAKLISTPKAKDLLKDLLNIPENFFVSIEDGETLSLGDKTLKFIFTPWVHWPETMVTFLEEDKILFSCDFFGSHIASSDLFVTDQGRVYEAAKRYFAEIMMPFRSIIKKNMEKLAPYDIEMIAPGHGQIFPDAGFILDAYKKWTEGAPRNTVVIPYVSMHESTRRMVEHLVGALVDKGVRVEQFNLAVTDIGKLAMALIDAATIVVGTPTILSGPHPYAAYAAFLANALRPNTKFLSVVGSYGWGGKTVDTLAGMIPNLKVEVIDPVLCKGVPNASVFNALDDLAGAIARKHKENDYR; the protein is encoded by the coding sequence ATGAAAGCACGAAAGATCAAAGAAGAGGTTTACTGGATGGGGTCAGTGGATTGGGACCGTCGGCTGTTTGACGCCCTTGTTCCCCTTCCGGATGGGACCAGCTACAACGCCTATCTTATTAAAGGAAGTGAGAAAACGGCATTGATTGACACGGTTGATCCCCCCATGGCCAAAGAATTCATGGCTCAGCTTGAAGGGGTCAAAAATATCGATTACATCATCTCAAGCCATGCGGAACAGGACCATTCAGGAACGATCATGCAGGTCCTTGAAAAATATCCCAATGCTAAACTCATATCCACGCCCAAAGCCAAGGACCTTCTCAAGGATCTTCTGAATATCCCGGAAAATTTTTTCGTTTCCATAGAAGACGGGGAGACACTCTCTTTGGGGGATAAAACCCTGAAATTTATTTTTACCCCCTGGGTTCACTGGCCTGAAACCATGGTGACCTTTCTGGAAGAGGACAAAATTCTGTTCAGCTGTGATTTCTTCGGTTCCCATATTGCCTCAAGCGACCTGTTTGTTACGGATCAGGGCCGGGTGTATGAGGCGGCCAAGCGATATTTTGCCGAAATCATGATGCCCTTTAGAAGCATCATTAAAAAAAATATGGAAAAGCTGGCTCCCTATGATATTGAGATGATCGCTCCGGGCCACGGCCAGATTTTTCCCGATGCCGGTTTTATTCTTGATGCATATAAAAAGTGGACCGAGGGTGCCCCCAGGAACACCGTTGTTATCCCCTATGTATCCATGCACGAAAGTACAAGACGCATGGTGGAGCACCTTGTGGGGGCCCTGGTGGACAAGGGGGTCCGGGTGGAACAGTTTAATCTGGCTGTCACCGATATCGGAAAACTGGCCATGGCTCTGATAGACGCCGCCACCATTGTCGTGGGTACTCCCACCATCCTGTCCGGTCCTCATCCTTATGCCGCCTATGCCGCATTTCTGGCCAACGCCCTTCGGCCCAACACAAAGTTCCTCTCTGTGGTGGGCTCCTATGGCTGGGGTGGCAAGACTGTGGATACCCTTGCCGGGATGATTCCCAACCTTAAGGTCGAGGTAATTGATCCGGTTCTCTGCAAAGGCGTCCCAAATGCAAGCGTATTCAATGCTCTGGATGATCTGGCAGGCGCCATCGCCCGAAAACACAAAGAAAACGACTATAGATAA
- a CDS encoding iron-sulfur cluster assembly scaffold protein, whose translation MTVSNLDAFLDKLQEEIFDEAKQALGERGFDRWRNPKYNGRMENPDGWGRVTGECGDTMEIYLKFNGNRVADASYFTDGCASSMVSGSFAAELTLGKTPEELTDITADQILEAIGRLPDDDLHCTTLAARTIQAALDNYMGSMVKKG comes from the coding sequence ATGACAGTGAGCAATCTTGACGCCTTTCTGGACAAGCTCCAGGAGGAAATATTTGATGAGGCAAAACAGGCTCTGGGTGAAAGGGGCTTTGATCGCTGGAGAAACCCCAAATACAACGGCCGGATGGAAAACCCTGATGGATGGGGCCGGGTAACCGGAGAGTGCGGGGATACCATGGAAATATATCTTAAATTCAATGGCAACCGGGTCGCCGACGCCTCCTATTTTACGGATGGATGCGCCTCTTCCATGGTCAGCGGGTCCTTTGCCGCCGAACTGACCCTGGGCAAAACCCCGGAGGAGTTGACCGATATCACCGCAGACCAAATTCTTGAGGCCATTGGCCGGCTGCCCGACGACGACCTTCACTGCACCACCCTGGCCGCCCGCACCATCCAGGCTGCCTTGGACAACTACATGGGCAGCATGGTGAAAAAAGGGTGA
- a CDS encoding thiamine pyrophosphate-dependent dehydrogenase E1 component subunit alpha: MKEKQITPDVQVSLLTRMVLIRKFEEKIVALCREQYRLPGMQILANGQEAVAAGVVSALEPEDIIVSNHRSHGHLLARDADLNALMAEIMAKSDGVNHGKAGTLHLSVPEINALMTSTVVGAGPPLAVGAAFAQQYQALNGVTVVFFGDGAAAEGSVHEAMNLSGIWKLPILFVCENNGWAGAQRPEEHSAVRQIHKRAEGYGMPGHSVDGNDVEAVYHLSLELLEHCRSGKGPTFMETLTYRMRGHGEQDHQYYVDPEELKAWALKCPIMRYRRALLNTGILDEAQIQNIEQDAEARVAAAVAFGEASPYPESDTAMTDVFVRAFNA, from the coding sequence ATGAAAGAAAAACAAATAACTCCGGACGTTCAAGTCAGTCTTCTCACCCGTATGGTTTTAATTCGAAAATTCGAGGAAAAGATTGTGGCTCTCTGCAGGGAACAATACCGACTGCCGGGTATGCAGATTTTGGCTAACGGCCAGGAAGCTGTGGCTGCGGGTGTCGTGTCCGCCCTTGAGCCGGAGGACATTATTGTCAGCAATCACCGCAGTCACGGTCATTTGTTGGCTAGAGACGCCGACTTAAATGCGTTGATGGCCGAGATCATGGCCAAATCAGACGGTGTAAATCATGGCAAGGCCGGCACCCTGCATCTATCCGTGCCTGAGATCAATGCCCTGATGACCTCCACCGTGGTTGGTGCAGGACCCCCTCTGGCTGTTGGGGCTGCCTTTGCCCAGCAATATCAAGCCCTGAACGGCGTGACCGTTGTGTTTTTCGGAGATGGTGCAGCGGCTGAAGGCAGCGTGCACGAAGCAATGAATCTGTCCGGCATCTGGAAATTGCCGATTCTGTTCGTTTGCGAAAACAACGGGTGGGCCGGTGCCCAGCGCCCTGAAGAGCATTCCGCCGTACGTCAAATTCACAAACGGGCCGAAGGGTACGGCATGCCGGGTCACAGTGTCGACGGCAACGACGTGGAGGCGGTTTACCATCTTAGCCTTGAATTGCTTGAACACTGCCGTTCAGGAAAGGGGCCGACATTTATGGAAACCCTGACCTACCGAATGCGCGGGCATGGTGAGCAGGACCACCAGTATTATGTAGATCCCGAGGAGCTCAAGGCGTGGGCCCTCAAGTGCCCAATAATGAGGTACCGCCGTGCGCTTCTCAACACCGGCATTCTGGATGAGGCCCAAATTCAAAACATCGAACAGGATGCCGAAGCTCGCGTGGCAGCGGCTGTGGCCTTTGGCGAGGCCAGTCCCTATCCTGAATCCGACACCGCTATGACAGATGTATTTGTCCGGGCGTTCAATGCCTGA